One genomic segment of Erythrobacter sp. THAF29 includes these proteins:
- a CDS encoding DUF4112 domain-containing protein, which yields MNGPERPQVLSLQLTSGTDPASVRARVEAVEMLLERSLRIPGVNMPIGLDAIIGLVPVVGDIVTAALGAYIVWEARNLGMSKLQLTRMGANVAFDSALGLIPLVGDAADFVFRSNTRNLRIIKKHLDKHHPETRVIEG from the coding sequence ATGAACGGCCCCGAACGACCGCAGGTCCTGAGTCTGCAACTGACGAGCGGCACCGATCCGGCATCGGTTCGCGCACGCGTCGAAGCGGTGGAAATGCTGCTTGAGCGCAGCTTGCGCATTCCCGGCGTAAACATGCCGATCGGACTGGATGCGATCATAGGTCTCGTTCCTGTCGTGGGCGATATCGTCACCGCCGCGCTTGGCGCCTATATCGTTTGGGAGGCGCGCAACCTCGGCATGTCGAAATTGCAGCTTACGCGCATGGGGGCCAACGTTGCTTTCGACTCCGCGCTCGGTTTGATCCCGCTCGTGGGCGATGCGGCCGATTTCGTATTTCGCTCCAACACGCGCAACCTGCGGATCATCAAGAAGCACCTCGACAAGCATCATCCCGAGACACGGGTGATCGAGGGGTAA
- the dksA gene encoding RNA polymerase-binding protein DksA → MATAASKETEILENAKSMLPPDYTPSEDEEYMNELQQAYFRMLLIEWKRSIRDAAENTLQSLADGPIREADLNDRASSETDWGIELRTRDRQRKLVSKIDAALRRLDEGEYGYCEVTGDPIGLRRLIARPVATMTVEAQEAHERNEKISRDD, encoded by the coding sequence ATGGCCACGGCGGCTTCTAAAGAAACAGAAATTCTCGAAAACGCGAAAAGCATGCTTCCGCCGGATTACACGCCGAGCGAAGACGAAGAATATATGAACGAGCTGCAGCAGGCATATTTTCGAATGCTGCTGATCGAATGGAAACGCTCGATCCGCGATGCAGCCGAAAACACCCTGCAATCGCTCGCCGACGGGCCAATCCGCGAGGCGGATCTCAACGACCGCGCTTCCAGCGAAACCGATTGGGGTATCGAGCTGCGCACCCGTGATCGCCAGCGCAAGCTTGTCTCGAAGATCGATGCGGCTCTGCGTCGCCTGGATGAAGGCGAATACGGCTATTGCGAGGTAACAGGTGACCCGATCGGTTTGCGACGGCTGATTGCGCGCCCTGTTGCGACAATGACAGTCGAGGCACAGGAAGCGCACGAGCGCAACGAAAAGATCTCCCGCGACGACTAG
- a CDS encoding PilZ domain-containing protein, translated as MSGLETRTVSRDSLFQLAQVQVEQDEEAHKVRVRNLSDGGMMGEGNIRVQRGNRLKIELRNVGTVEGSVAWVQDNRFGIAFDEEIDSQLARKPAGTTSPPDAQTLERSWRYRAPTPPDPTSLRKI; from the coding sequence ATGTCAGGTCTTGAAACACGCACAGTGTCACGTGACAGCTTGTTCCAGCTTGCGCAGGTTCAGGTCGAACAGGACGAAGAAGCGCACAAGGTCCGCGTCCGCAACTTGTCCGACGGCGGAATGATGGGCGAAGGCAACATCCGTGTGCAGCGCGGCAACCGTCTCAAGATCGAATTGCGCAATGTCGGCACGGTAGAGGGCAGCGTTGCCTGGGTTCAGGACAACCGCTTCGGCATCGCATTCGACGAGGAAATCGACTCCCAGCTTGCGCGGAAACCCGCGGGCACGACCTCGCCGCCGGATGCGCAAACTCTCGAACGCTCATGGCGCTACCGCGCGCCGACGCCACCCGATCCGACCTCACTGCGCAAGATCTGA
- the kynB gene encoding arylformamidase, with amino-acid sequence MSRRIWDISQLLGPELPVWPGDTAFRQEGTWKMREGSPVNVSAITMSTHSGAHADAPLHYSETAPDIATVDLEPYLGECLVIDARGVGALIGVEDLPHLRSADRVLFRTFERFPHEKWDDATTAIAPETIEWLAVQGVKLVGIDGPSIDPQDSKTMEAHKTVLKHDLRVLEGLVLDDVPEGRYELIALPLPIAGGDASPVRAVLRELA; translated from the coding sequence ATGAGCAGGCGTATCTGGGACATCTCGCAGCTGCTCGGGCCGGAGCTTCCGGTCTGGCCCGGCGATACCGCTTTCCGGCAAGAGGGCACATGGAAGATGAGAGAAGGCTCGCCGGTCAATGTTTCGGCGATCACCATGTCCACCCATTCCGGCGCGCATGCCGACGCTCCTCTCCATTATAGCGAGACTGCGCCCGATATCGCGACAGTCGATCTTGAGCCTTATCTTGGCGAGTGTCTCGTCATCGATGCACGCGGTGTTGGCGCGCTGATCGGCGTTGAGGACCTGCCTCATTTGCGCTCGGCAGACCGTGTCTTGTTTAGGACATTCGAGCGATTTCCGCACGAAAAGTGGGACGATGCAACCACCGCGATAGCGCCCGAGACGATCGAGTGGCTAGCGGTGCAGGGCGTAAAGCTCGTCGGGATCGACGGTCCTTCGATCGACCCTCAGGATTCCAAAACGATGGAGGCGCACAAGACGGTGCTCAAGCACGACCTCCGGGTGCTCGAAGGCCTCGTCCTCGATGACGTACCCGAGGGGCGCTACGAACTCATCGCCTTGCCGCTGCCGATCGCCGGCGGCGATGCCTCGCCCGTTCGCGCCGTGCTGCGAGAATTGGCATGA
- the gluQRS gene encoding tRNA glutamyl-Q(34) synthetase GluQRS, with protein sequence MESAPETVTRFAPSPNGHLHLGHAYSAIFAHDLAKAADGQFLLRIEDIDGPRSRPEFADEFRRDLEWLGLEWEEVPAQSTRIESYREAADELFRQGMLYPCTCTRKEIEALGARRGPDGMVYPGTCKGRLLKHDQPAALRLDVDKALIHLGELVWTDEEAGSIVADPREFGDVVIVRKELPASYHLAATLDDAVDGVTLVTRGADLFAATHIHRILQELLKLPVPHWHHHKLLLDQEGKKLSKSRGSPSLADRREAGEDGLALAEQLRLQQMQSGI encoded by the coding sequence ATGGAATCCGCACCCGAAACGGTTACGCGCTTCGCGCCGAGCCCGAACGGCCACCTGCATCTGGGCCACGCATATTCCGCGATTTTCGCGCACGACCTTGCGAAAGCTGCGGACGGTCAGTTCCTGTTGCGGATAGAAGACATCGACGGGCCGCGGTCGCGCCCAGAATTCGCTGACGAGTTTCGTCGCGATCTCGAATGGCTCGGCCTCGAATGGGAGGAAGTACCCGCGCAATCGACCCGGATCGAGAGCTACCGCGAGGCGGCGGATGAGCTCTTCCGACAGGGCATGCTTTATCCATGCACCTGCACGCGCAAGGAGATCGAGGCGCTGGGCGCGCGGCGGGGCCCCGATGGGATGGTTTATCCCGGCACCTGCAAGGGGCGCCTGCTGAAGCATGACCAGCCCGCGGCGCTGCGGCTCGATGTCGACAAGGCGCTTATTCATCTCGGCGAACTCGTCTGGACCGATGAGGAGGCCGGTTCGATAGTCGCGGATCCGCGCGAATTCGGCGACGTCGTGATCGTGCGCAAGGAATTGCCAGCGAGCTATCATCTGGCCGCGACGCTCGACGATGCAGTAGACGGGGTGACGCTGGTGACACGCGGCGCCGACCTGTTTGCTGCAACCCATATTCACCGCATCCTGCAAGAGCTTCTGAAGCTACCTGTCCCTCACTGGCATCATCACAAACTGCTATTGGACCAAGAGGGCAAAAAACTTTCGAAGAGCCGGGGATCTCCCTCGCTTGCCGACAGGCGCGAGGCGGGCGAGGATGGTCTCGCGCTTGCGGAGCAACTGCGCTTGCAGCAAATGCAGTCTGGAATTTGA
- a CDS encoding RidA family protein produces MSIEARLEQLGIVLPEAAAPVASYVPVVVQGGFAHVSGQLPFVDGNLVTGRLGEDVSLEEGMAAARACGLMILAQLKSALIPLDKVERIVKLGAFVNSAGDFTDQPKVANGASDLMFDVFGEKGRHARAAVGVPVLPLGAAVEVDAIIAIAG; encoded by the coding sequence ATGAGTATCGAAGCACGTCTGGAGCAACTCGGAATTGTCCTGCCGGAAGCGGCCGCCCCGGTCGCAAGCTACGTCCCTGTCGTCGTGCAAGGCGGTTTTGCCCATGTGTCTGGCCAGCTCCCGTTCGTCGATGGGAATCTCGTCACCGGGCGGCTGGGCGAAGATGTGAGCCTTGAAGAAGGGATGGCAGCCGCACGCGCCTGCGGGTTGATGATCCTTGCTCAACTGAAGTCCGCACTCATCCCGCTCGACAAGGTGGAGCGGATTGTGAAGCTCGGCGCTTTCGTAAACTCGGCCGGCGATTTCACCGACCAGCCCAAGGTCGCGAATGGTGCATCCGACCTGATGTTCGACGTCTTCGGGGAAAAGGGCCGCCACGCAAGAGCAGCGGTCGGCGTCCCGGTCCTGCCGCTGGGCGCTGCGGTTGAAGTGGATGCGATCATCGCCATCGCCGGATGA
- a CDS encoding glycerophosphodiester phosphodiesterase family protein, with translation MTRPKAPGWLTKCEYAHRGLHSDGVPENSLAAAEAAIAAGMGVECDIQRSADEPVVFHDWDLFRLTGQHGETESMTAKELGRFRYSGSEEAPATLTRLLEHIAGQVPLLIEIKSKRGYDVERTCSAVRDLLQSYEGEHAVMSFDPRVARWFRRNSPQTPCGLVMREDEHGYTQKAWQRRLAYWIAKPDFLAYHIAALPSRWVAGLRAKGLPILTWTVNSPETRARALLHADALISEGEGLA, from the coding sequence ATGACGCGACCCAAGGCTCCCGGCTGGCTTACCAAATGTGAATATGCCCATCGCGGGTTGCATTCTGACGGCGTGCCTGAAAACTCGCTTGCGGCTGCCGAAGCGGCCATTGCAGCCGGGATGGGCGTCGAATGCGACATCCAGCGGAGCGCCGATGAGCCGGTGGTTTTCCATGACTGGGACCTGTTCCGGCTGACGGGCCAGCACGGCGAGACCGAAAGCATGACGGCCAAGGAACTCGGCCGGTTTCGCTATTCGGGCAGCGAGGAAGCTCCTGCCACATTGACGCGGCTGCTTGAGCACATCGCCGGGCAAGTGCCGCTCCTCATCGAGATCAAGTCCAAGCGCGGCTACGATGTCGAGCGCACGTGCAGTGCAGTCCGCGACCTTCTTCAATCCTATGAAGGCGAGCACGCGGTAATGAGCTTCGACCCGCGCGTCGCGCGATGGTTCAGGAGAAACTCCCCGCAAACGCCCTGTGGTCTCGTCATGCGCGAAGACGAACATGGCTACACACAGAAAGCATGGCAGAGGCGGCTGGCCTATTGGATCGCTAAGCCGGATTTCCTCGCCTACCATATCGCGGCCCTGCCGAGCCGATGGGTCGCCGGACTGCGCGCAAAGGGGCTTCCGATCCTCACCTGGACGGTTAACTCGCCAGAGACCCGCGCGCGCGCGCTGCTGCATGCCGATGCGCTTATCAGCGAAGGGGAAGGGCTGGCGTGA
- a CDS encoding ABC transporter substrate-binding protein, translating into MKRFILPLLTVLTISACGPSNGSGPVDVAIIGDPESLFQQGVRLSPAAQHLRAASFEGLVALDPAGQIVPAIAERWIVTDDGRSYIFRLRNSTWPDGEPITAQDIRSLLRDTIARLEGTSLGLDLAKVTEVRAMTGRVVELRLSSPMPEFLRLLAQPELGFVKNGSGAGPMVASRDEEAPVARLSALPPEARGLPAREDWEETARVISVRALPAENAVEAFADGEVDLLLNGRLSSFPLAQLGPLSRGAIQVDPAQGLLGLAIRNDSGVLATAARREALSMALDREALIQPFGLGGWQPTTWIIPPGQFSTPAYPASRWANLSLDERRAIAARRIAEYRSASGEDVVLRVGLPEGPGSDILFEQFEQAWNRIGIQLVKVRPGAGADLELRDRLARYSSPRWYLNQFNCELEIGLCAPEADALVRQSLSITDPVAKERILAEAHAAMVEEEVFIPLGAPVRWSLVRGAVNGYVANQWGLHPLFPLSQPTT; encoded by the coding sequence GTGAAGCGATTCATTCTCCCTCTGTTGACCGTGCTGACCATAAGCGCGTGCGGACCCTCGAACGGCTCGGGGCCCGTCGACGTCGCCATAATCGGCGATCCTGAAAGCCTATTCCAGCAAGGCGTGCGGCTTTCCCCGGCAGCCCAGCACCTACGCGCAGCGTCATTCGAAGGGTTGGTTGCCCTGGATCCCGCGGGACAGATCGTGCCTGCAATCGCGGAACGCTGGATCGTGACCGATGATGGTCGCAGCTACATCTTTCGTCTGCGCAACTCGACATGGCCCGATGGGGAGCCCATCACCGCTCAGGACATTCGATCGCTGCTGCGCGATACGATCGCGCGGCTCGAAGGCACATCGCTTGGGCTCGATCTCGCCAAAGTGACGGAGGTTAGGGCAATGACCGGTCGCGTGGTCGAGTTGCGCCTGTCGAGCCCGATGCCCGAATTCCTGCGTCTGCTCGCCCAACCCGAACTCGGCTTCGTCAAGAACGGCAGCGGAGCAGGCCCCATGGTGGCGTCGCGCGATGAAGAAGCTCCTGTGGCGAGACTGAGCGCATTGCCGCCCGAGGCACGTGGGCTTCCCGCTCGGGAAGATTGGGAAGAAACTGCACGGGTTATTTCGGTTCGTGCCCTTCCGGCCGAGAACGCGGTGGAAGCATTCGCAGATGGAGAGGTCGATCTTCTTCTGAATGGACGACTTTCGAGCTTCCCGCTCGCGCAACTCGGGCCTCTTTCGCGCGGCGCGATCCAGGTCGACCCGGCGCAAGGCTTGCTTGGGTTGGCAATCCGCAACGACAGCGGCGTGCTCGCCACTGCGGCCCGTCGCGAGGCGCTTTCCATGGCACTTGACCGCGAGGCACTGATCCAGCCCTTCGGTCTGGGCGGCTGGCAGCCCACGACCTGGATCATCCCGCCCGGCCAGTTCAGCACGCCCGCCTATCCTGCATCGCGCTGGGCAAATCTATCGCTCGACGAACGCCGCGCCATAGCAGCGAGGCGCATTGCCGAATATCGTTCGGCGAGCGGAGAAGACGTGGTCTTGCGAGTCGGCCTGCCGGAGGGTCCGGGCAGCGATATCCTGTTCGAGCAGTTCGAGCAGGCATGGAACCGTATCGGAATCCAACTTGTCAAGGTGAGGCCAGGCGCGGGCGCCGATCTAGAACTGCGGGACCGCCTGGCGCGCTATTCGTCGCCTCGCTGGTATCTCAACCAGTTCAACTGCGAGCTTGAAATCGGCCTGTGCGCACCCGAAGCCGATGCACTTGTGCGTCAGTCTCTCTCGATCACAGATCCGGTCGCGAAAGAGCGCATACTCGCCGAAGCGCACGCGGCAATGGTTGAAGAAGAGGTCTTTATCCCGCTCGGCGCCCCAGTCCGCTGGTCACTCGTACGCGGTGCCGTGAACGGCTATGTCGCGAACCAGTGGGGCCTCCACCCCTTGTTCCCGCTTTCCCAACCCACCACATAA
- a CDS encoding sel1 repeat family protein, with protein sequence MKLTPLNGGEFEQVTNAETDLVVAHCLAAASGGDVAALFDLGVAFSTGSNGVTCDLIEAHKWFNIAASRGHEEAGWCRADISDEMTAREIAEAQRRARQWLADERRKAA encoded by the coding sequence ATGAAACTCACGCCGCTCAACGGAGGTGAATTCGAACAGGTTACCAATGCCGAGACCGATCTGGTCGTCGCACATTGTCTTGCCGCAGCTTCCGGCGGGGACGTGGCTGCGCTGTTCGATTTGGGTGTCGCTTTTTCGACCGGGTCAAACGGGGTGACCTGCGATCTCATCGAAGCGCACAAATGGTTCAATATTGCCGCTTCGCGCGGTCACGAAGAAGCCGGCTGGTGCCGCGCAGACATATCGGATGAAATGACCGCTCGCGAAATCGCCGAAGCCCAGCGCCGTGCGCGTCAGTGGCTTGCCGACGAACGTCGTAAAGCTGCCTAA
- a CDS encoding GNAT family N-acetyltransferase yields MSEDDPARNELTVRLAPLVRQFDAEEWNALGGNRNPFVSHEFLTALEDSGSVGEGTGWDPVPIVITDGDDKLLAAMPSYAKGHSQGEYVFDHSWADAFHRAGGRYYPKLQIAAPFTPASGPRLLLSDRSLAPHLLRGAEAVCLQNGLSSAHATFIEPEQVPLFEAANWLIRNDIQFHWLNRDYATFEDFLGALSSRKRKNLRKERAAAKAGMRIERLTGDDIKPEHWDAFWIFYQDTGARKWGTPYLTREAFTLLGERMREKIVLILAYANDMPIAGALNFIGEEALYGRYWGCTQDVRFLHFELCYYQAIDVAIERGLSRVEAGAQGGHKLARGYEPVQTHSAHWIADPGVREAIAEFLEREREGVATDQVFLGERTPFKKD; encoded by the coding sequence GTGAGCGAAGACGATCCTGCCCGCAATGAGCTTACTGTGCGTCTCGCTCCGCTCGTTCGCCAATTCGATGCCGAGGAATGGAACGCGCTCGGCGGTAACCGCAATCCCTTCGTCAGTCACGAATTCCTGACCGCGCTCGAAGACTCCGGCAGCGTCGGCGAAGGAACCGGCTGGGATCCTGTGCCGATCGTAATTACCGATGGCGACGACAAGCTGCTCGCCGCAATGCCGAGCTATGCCAAGGGGCACAGCCAGGGCGAATACGTGTTCGATCACTCTTGGGCCGACGCATTCCACCGGGCCGGCGGGCGCTACTATCCCAAGCTCCAGATCGCCGCACCCTTCACGCCGGCGAGCGGACCGCGCCTGCTGCTGTCGGATAGATCCCTTGCGCCGCACCTGCTTAGGGGCGCTGAAGCGGTATGCTTGCAGAACGGCCTGTCTTCCGCTCACGCGACCTTTATCGAGCCGGAGCAGGTTCCGTTGTTCGAGGCGGCTAACTGGCTGATCCGCAACGATATCCAGTTCCACTGGCTCAATCGCGACTACGCTACATTCGAGGATTTTCTCGGCGCGCTCTCCTCACGCAAGCGAAAGAATCTCCGCAAGGAACGCGCGGCTGCCAAAGCGGGAATGCGAATCGAAAGATTGACCGGCGACGATATCAAGCCGGAGCACTGGGACGCGTTCTGGATATTCTATCAGGACACCGGAGCCCGCAAGTGGGGGACGCCCTATTTGACCCGAGAGGCGTTTACCCTGCTCGGCGAACGCATGAGAGAGAAGATCGTTTTGATACTCGCTTATGCCAATGACATGCCGATCGCGGGCGCGCTCAACTTCATCGGTGAGGAGGCGCTATATGGAAGATATTGGGGCTGCACGCAGGATGTGCGCTTCCTGCATTTCGAGCTGTGTTACTATCAGGCCATCGATGTTGCGATCGAGCGCGGCCTGTCGCGTGTAGAAGCTGGCGCCCAGGGTGGTCACAAGCTGGCCCGCGGATATGAACCGGTCCAGACCCATTCCGCCCACTGGATCGCCGACCCCGGCGTTCGCGAAGCGATCGCTGAGTTCCTCGAGCGCGAACGCGAGGGTGTGGCGACCGACCAGGTTTTCCTCGGCGAGCGAACGCCTTTCAAGAAAGATTAG
- a CDS encoding tryptophan 2,3-dioxygenase: MAENVTYTSYLDLPKILDAQHPASGAHDEMLFIVVHQASELWLKLCLHELAAARGCIEADDLRPAFKMLARVARAQQQLIQSWDVLSTMTPHDYSRIRPHLGASSGFQSPQYRMMEFMLGGRDQKHIRLHEKTGRWSQRLEAETKRDSLYDASIRLLSRRGFKIDAEILERDSDAPYLHNASVEAAWAEIYRDPQAHWDLYELAEKLVDLEYHFQRWRFGHLKTVERIIGFKRGTGGTPGVPYLEGVLKQAFFPELLSVRTAI, from the coding sequence ATGGCCGAAAACGTCACCTATACGAGCTATCTCGACCTACCGAAGATCCTCGACGCGCAGCATCCCGCCTCGGGCGCGCATGACGAGATGCTCTTCATCGTCGTCCATCAAGCCAGCGAGTTGTGGCTCAAATTGTGTCTGCATGAATTGGCGGCGGCTCGCGGATGCATTGAGGCGGACGATTTGCGTCCGGCGTTCAAAATGCTCGCCCGCGTCGCGCGCGCGCAGCAACAGCTCATCCAAAGCTGGGATGTGTTGAGCACGATGACCCCGCACGATTACTCGCGCATCCGCCCCCATCTCGGCGCTTCGAGCGGATTCCAGTCACCGCAATATCGGATGATGGAATTCATGCTCGGCGGTCGCGACCAGAAACACATCCGCTTGCACGAAAAAACCGGTCGCTGGTCACAACGGCTGGAAGCCGAAACCAAGCGAGACAGCCTTTACGATGCGTCGATCCGGTTGCTGTCCAGACGTGGCTTCAAAATCGATGCGGAAATCCTGGAGCGCGATAGCGATGCGCCCTACTTGCATAATGCGAGCGTTGAAGCGGCATGGGCCGAAATCTATCGCGATCCGCAGGCGCATTGGGATCTCTACGAGCTGGCAGAAAAACTCGTCGATCTCGAATACCATTTCCAGCGATGGCGGTTCGGTCACCTGAAAACGGTCGAGCGTATTATAGGCTTCAAGCGGGGCACGGGTGGGACGCCGGGCGTGCCTTATCTCGAAGGCGTGCTCAAACAAGCGTTTTTCCCCGAATTGCTGAGCGTGCGGACCGCGATATGA
- the kynU gene encoding kynureninase, whose product MTENRWERARELDAADPLSGFRERFSLPEGIIYLDGNSLGALPKATPERMLQVIEEEWGEGLIRSWNDSGWFEMASRIGGKIAPLIGASPNEVIACDSTSVNLFKLIAAALDMQTGRKVILSEPGNFPTDLYMIAGLEKQGLAERRLADRASLTDAIDGDVALLMLTHAHYKTGELFDLELLTRAAHEAGAMVLWDLSHSTGVLPVDLNAANADFAVGCGYKYLCGGPGAPAFAFVAERHHADLAQPLTGWFGHSAPFAFSDDYDAAPGIEQLLCGTSPVLGLAALEVGIDLIAGIGVERLHQKSRALSDFFLECMEESGLELELVSPPNSGQRGSQLSFRHEHAHAICQALIARGVIGDFRDPDILRLGFAPAYLRFRDMVEAVGHLGEVLGSGEWRKSEFNRRAVVT is encoded by the coding sequence ATGACCGAAAACAGATGGGAGCGGGCCCGCGAGCTTGACGCCGCCGATCCCCTGAGCGGTTTCCGCGAACGCTTTTCGTTGCCCGAAGGGATAATCTATCTCGATGGCAATTCACTGGGTGCGCTTCCCAAAGCGACCCCGGAGCGAATGCTGCAAGTCATCGAAGAAGAGTGGGGCGAGGGTCTCATCCGGTCATGGAACGATTCAGGCTGGTTCGAAATGGCCAGCCGCATTGGCGGCAAGATCGCGCCACTGATCGGCGCGAGCCCCAACGAAGTGATTGCCTGCGACAGCACCAGTGTGAACTTGTTCAAACTGATCGCCGCAGCGCTCGACATGCAGACCGGCCGAAAAGTCATACTCTCCGAGCCGGGAAACTTCCCTACCGATCTTTACATGATTGCGGGGCTCGAAAAACAGGGACTCGCAGAACGCCGCCTTGCGGACCGCGCCAGCCTCACCGACGCTATTGATGGGGACGTCGCCCTGCTGATGCTTACCCACGCGCATTACAAGACCGGCGAGCTGTTCGACCTGGAACTGCTCACAAGAGCGGCGCATGAGGCGGGTGCGATGGTTCTGTGGGACCTGTCGCACAGCACCGGTGTGTTGCCGGTCGATCTCAACGCAGCAAATGCCGATTTCGCGGTGGGATGCGGGTACAAGTATTTGTGTGGCGGCCCTGGAGCGCCCGCCTTCGCCTTTGTCGCGGAGCGTCACCATGCGGATCTTGCACAGCCACTGACCGGCTGGTTCGGACATTCAGCGCCCTTTGCCTTTTCCGACGACTACGACGCCGCGCCTGGGATCGAGCAACTGCTCTGCGGTACGTCGCCCGTGCTTGGCCTCGCCGCGCTCGAAGTGGGAATCGACCTGATCGCGGGAATAGGCGTAGAGCGCCTGCATCAGAAGTCGCGCGCGCTCTCCGATTTCTTTCTCGAGTGTATGGAGGAGAGTGGCCTTGAGTTGGAACTCGTCAGTCCGCCGAACAGCGGCCAAAGGGGAAGCCAGCTTTCGTTCCGGCACGAGCACGCGCACGCCATCTGCCAGGCACTCATCGCGCGCGGTGTTATCGGAGACTTCCGAGATCCGGACATTTTGCGATTGGGCTTTGCGCCTGCCTATCTTCGTTTCCGCGATATGGTCGAGGCAGTTGGCCATCTCGGTGAAGTTCTCGGATCCGGCGAATGGCGGAAGTCCGAATTCAATCGGCGTGCCGTCGTGACCTGA
- a CDS encoding HNH endonuclease has protein sequence MEEDPTRNLSGCPALVLNADYTPLSYYPLSLWPWQTAIKAVFLDRVDIVASYEREVHSPSLDMKIPSVIALRQYVKQSEFPAFTRFNVFLRDKFECQYCGRGDHLTFDHVLPRRLGGKTTWENIITACAPCNMKKGGRTPKQAHMPVRMKPIRPTSWQLQQHGKQFPPNYLHETWRDWLYWDIELEA, from the coding sequence ATTGAAGAAGATCCGACGCGCAATCTTTCGGGCTGCCCCGCGCTTGTCCTCAACGCTGATTACACTCCTTTATCCTACTATCCATTGAGCCTGTGGCCGTGGCAGACCGCGATCAAGGCAGTGTTCCTGGACCGGGTGGACATTGTCGCGAGCTACGAACGCGAAGTTCATTCGCCCAGCCTCGACATGAAGATTCCGAGCGTGATCGCGCTCCGGCAATATGTGAAGCAAAGCGAATTCCCGGCCTTCACCCGGTTCAACGTCTTCCTGCGCGACAAATTCGAATGCCAGTATTGCGGTCGCGGCGACCATCTCACCTTCGATCATGTGCTCCCGCGCCGCCTTGGAGGCAAAACTACGTGGGAGAATATCATCACGGCCTGCGCGCCGTGCAACATGAAGAAAGGCGGGCGGACGCCAAAACAGGCGCACATGCCAGTGCGGATGAAGCCGATCCGCCCGACCAGCTGGCAATTGCAGCAGCATGGCAAGCAATTCCCGCCCAACTACTTGCACGAAACCTGGCGCGACTGGCTCTATTGGGACATCGAGCTCGAGGCATGA
- a CDS encoding Crp/Fnr family transcriptional regulator, with translation MQHLLAKYGQIADLLEEEEQAFRDLASVKREYPAGSSIVTSELEDPDQLFIVEEGRLFASQELPNGQRAITRLYFPGDIMGTANIPFERATQSITANTAAVIYVFPRRNLVNAFTQLPRVAAVFYTFAALENAILNDRLVSIGRTRGRARLASLLLEISARENLTTKGDASSCNPMLTQEQMGDAIGLTVVQVNRLFKEMTDAGLIRRDSGKIEFLDKHGLEELGQFRDRYHDLDIDWFKTEF, from the coding sequence GTGCAGCACCTGCTAGCGAAATATGGCCAGATCGCCGACCTGCTCGAGGAGGAGGAACAGGCGTTTCGCGACCTTGCATCGGTCAAGCGAGAATACCCCGCCGGTTCTTCCATCGTAACCAGCGAGCTTGAGGACCCGGACCAGCTCTTCATCGTTGAGGAAGGACGCCTCTTCGCCTCGCAAGAACTTCCCAACGGGCAGCGCGCAATCACGCGTCTCTATTTTCCTGGCGACATCATGGGCACGGCAAATATCCCGTTCGAGCGTGCGACGCAGTCGATCACTGCGAACACTGCGGCTGTGATTTACGTTTTCCCTCGCAGAAATCTTGTAAATGCGTTTACCCAGCTGCCTCGTGTCGCGGCGGTATTCTACACTTTTGCAGCCCTGGAAAACGCCATTCTCAACGATCGGCTCGTCTCGATCGGCAGGACACGCGGACGAGCCAGGTTGGCGTCACTGTTGCTCGAGATTTCAGCTCGGGAAAACCTGACGACCAAAGGGGACGCGTCCTCATGCAACCCCATGCTGACCCAGGAACAGATGGGCGATGCGATCGGGCTCACCGTCGTCCAGGTCAATCGGCTTTTCAAGGAAATGACCGATGCCGGGCTAATTCGGCGCGATAGCGGGAAAATCGAATTTCTCGACAAGCACGGTCTGGAGGAACTCGGCCAGTTTCGCGATCGTTACCACGATCTGGATATCGACTGGTTCAAGACGGAATTCTGA